A genomic stretch from Mycobacterium paraterrae includes:
- a CDS encoding decaprenyl diphosphate synthase encodes METSRVSRSARRAERKRRSDFPQLPPAPDDYPVFPDLSTWPVVFPELPPAPDGGPRRPPQHISKAAAPSIPAEQLPNHVAIVMDGNGRWATQRGLPRVEGHKMGEAVVIDIVCGAIELGIKWLSLYAFSTENWKRSADEVRFLMGFNRDVVRRRRVNLNEMGVKIRWVGSRPRLWRSVIHELAVAEELTLHNDVITVNYCVNYGGRTEIAEAAREIARAAAAGTLNPERVNEATVARHLQRPDIPDVDLLLRTSGEQRTSNFMLWQAAYAEYVFQDTLWPDYDRRNLWAACEEYALRHRRFGTA; translated from the coding sequence ATGGAGACGAGCCGGGTGAGCCGCTCAGCGCGCAGGGCTGAGCGCAAGCGGAGGTCCGACTTCCCGCAGCTCCCCCCAGCGCCTGACGACTACCCGGTCTTCCCCGACCTCTCGACGTGGCCGGTGGTGTTTCCCGAGTTGCCGCCCGCACCGGACGGTGGACCCCGCCGGCCGCCGCAGCACATCTCCAAGGCGGCCGCCCCGTCGATACCGGCAGAGCAGCTGCCCAACCACGTGGCGATCGTGATGGACGGAAACGGCCGCTGGGCCACGCAACGCGGCCTGCCCAGGGTCGAGGGCCACAAGATGGGTGAGGCGGTCGTTATCGATATCGTCTGCGGCGCAATCGAATTGGGCATCAAATGGCTCAGCCTCTACGCGTTCTCCACCGAGAACTGGAAGCGGTCGGCCGACGAAGTGCGCTTCCTGATGGGGTTCAACCGGGACGTCGTGCGCCGTCGTCGAGTCAACCTCAACGAGATGGGCGTGAAGATCCGGTGGGTCGGGTCGCGTCCTCGGCTGTGGCGCAGCGTCATCCACGAGCTCGCGGTGGCCGAAGAACTCACTCTCCACAACGACGTCATCACCGTGAACTACTGCGTCAACTACGGTGGCCGCACTGAAATCGCTGAGGCAGCAAGGGAAATCGCCCGGGCAGCCGCGGCGGGCACGCTGAATCCGGAACGGGTCAACGAGGCGACCGTCGCCCGCCACCTGCAGCGCCCGGACATCCCCGACGTGGACCTGCTGCTGCGCACCTCGGGGGAGCAGCGGACCAGCAACTTCATGCTTTGGCAAGCGGCGTACGCGGAGTACGTCTTCCAGGACACGCTCTGGCCCGATTACGATCGCCGCAACCTCTGGGCGGCCTGTGAGGAGTATGCGTTGCGGCACAGACGGTTTGGGACGGCGTGA
- the recO gene encoding DNA repair protein RecO: MRLYRDRAVVLRQHKLGEADRIVTLLTRDHGLVRAVAKGVRRTRSKFGARLEPFAHIDVQLHPGRNLDIVTQVVSLDAFATDIVSDYGRYTSACAMLETAERLAGEERAPAPELHRLTVSALRAVADGSRPRELLLDAYLLRAMGIAGWAPALTECARCATPGPHRAFHVAAGGSVCTYCRPAGATTPPLGVLDLMAALRDGDWEAAEGAPQSARGQVSGLVAAHLQWHLERQLRTLPLVERMRRGDPMDRIDRSLLDRRVTLVRQDVAHGDEPGEPLSAQG, from the coding sequence ATGCGGCTGTACCGGGATCGTGCGGTGGTGCTGCGCCAGCACAAGCTCGGCGAGGCCGACCGGATCGTCACCCTGCTCACCCGCGACCATGGACTGGTTCGCGCGGTGGCCAAGGGTGTGCGCCGCACCCGCAGCAAGTTCGGTGCGCGACTGGAACCGTTCGCACACATCGACGTCCAGCTGCACCCGGGCCGTAATCTCGACATCGTCACGCAGGTCGTCTCCCTGGACGCGTTCGCCACTGACATCGTCAGCGACTACGGCCGCTACACCAGCGCATGCGCGATGCTGGAGACCGCCGAGCGCCTCGCCGGCGAGGAGCGGGCGCCGGCACCGGAACTGCACCGCCTCACGGTCAGCGCGCTGCGGGCGGTCGCCGACGGCAGCCGGCCTCGCGAGCTGCTGCTGGACGCGTATCTGCTGCGCGCCATGGGCATTGCCGGCTGGGCCCCGGCGCTGACTGAATGCGCGCGCTGCGCCACGCCGGGCCCGCACCGGGCTTTTCACGTCGCGGCGGGTGGCAGCGTCTGCACCTACTGCCGCCCGGCCGGGGCGACGACCCCGCCGCTGGGCGTGCTGGACCTGATGGCGGCGCTGCGCGATGGCGATTGGGAGGCCGCGGAGGGCGCGCCGCAGTCGGCCCGCGGTCAGGTCAGCGGGCTGGTGGCCGCCCATCTGCAGTGGCACCTGGAGCGACAACTGCGAACGCTGCCGTTGGTGGAACGGATGCGACGCGGCGATCCGATGGATCGCATAGATCGCAGCCTGCTCGACCGCCGGGTAACTCTGGTCCGGCAGGATGTGGCGCATGGAGACGAGCCGGGTGAGCCGCTCAGCGCGCAGGGCTGA